Below is a window of Pseudomonadota bacterium DNA.
CAGGGTTGGTTTGCTCACACCAACCAAAACCGCCAACTGCTCTTGAGTCAGTTTTTGTTGTCTGCGGCGTTTTATGGCTTCTTCGACAAGTCCTGACCAATTAAGGCGAAGGTTCCGTTCCATCGTTTCTCCATCATAGTAACCAATTTTTTCTTTAAGAGGGGGCTGCCAATTGGCGCCTTTAAAATTGCGTGTTTGGCATCTTCGAGATTGCGCTGTAATTTCTCGACAGCCATTAGGGTGGCGGTTTTTTGCAAATAAAATTCCTCTGCTAGTTTAATAATATTTTTGGGTTTTAGCTGCCCCAACAGTAAATCCTTGCTGCCACCAATAGCTAATGCAACGGTTTTGTACTGGTAAATTGCCGATGAAATTTCATCATAGGCAGGTGTTAACCTAAACCCTGAGTCATGGTGAAACATTGCAAAATTCTTTAAGTGCATATCAGTATTACCCAGCAAAAATCCTGCCAGAATGCGCTGAAAAAGTCGATAGATTTCTATAGGAATACACCCTTTTGTCTTGAGG
It encodes the following:
- a CDS encoding helix-turn-helix transcriptional regulator; translated protein: MERNLRLNWSGLVEEAIKRRRQQKLTQEQLAVLVGVSKPTLNSFEQGKTNLTLTSALKILQGLGLA